From one Anopheles cruzii chromosome 3, idAnoCruzAS_RS32_06, whole genome shotgun sequence genomic stretch:
- the LOC128273621 gene encoding dual 3',5'-cyclic-AMP and -GMP phosphodiesterase 11 isoform X2 yields the protein MGQTGSMCRFNGCRYKRNKQGLHLRSIEEPQNRMPTEQGGTAGGLDTTLGSRSGVPLPLPPHTTHHYHGHHNHHHLYHGSTGVASGNGSVGASGTYDAEFARMESWLDENPEFVQDYFIRKATRNMVDGWLVSHATPVTTAANAVDSPTHGVGGGGGGCSNQPSSSRGGSGATTPVRKISAHEFERGGLLKPIVNTIDGTPTFLSINPQNDSSASGSTQCCPHGVPNCGAASLRPLRLSRNELKQLDERELIFELVKDICNDLDVRSLCHKILQNVSILLNADRGSLFLVQGKSTCGGDNTKKCLVSKLFDVCSNSTLEEMEQQDEVKVAWGTGIAGHVAESGEPVNIPDAYQDDRFNREIDVQTGYRTKALLCMPIKDASGDVVGVAQVINKQGDQCFTSADEKIFSSYLQFCGIGLRNAQLYEKSQLEVKRNQVLLDLARMIFEEQSTIEHMVFRILTHMQSLIQCQRVQILLVHEASKGSFSRVFDFEANDLSGEDGDARTSPFESRFPINIGITGYVATTGETVNIGNAYDDDRFDSSVDDGLNFRHKTILCMAIKNSLSQIIGVIQLINKFDALTFTKNDENFVEAFAIFCGMGIYNTNMYEKAIIAMAKQSVTLEVLSYHASATMDDAYRLRQLKVPSSAFFKLYDFKFDDLMLDDDHTLKACIRMFLDLDLVERFHIEYEVLCRWLLSVKKNYRNVTYHNWRHAFNVTQMMFAILTSTQWWKIFGEIECLGLIIACLCHDLDHRGTNNSFQIKASSPLAQLYSTSTMEHHHFDQCLMIINSPGNQILSNMSSEDYSRVIRVLEDAILSTDLAVYFRKRGAFLELIEPNAEMSVWQADEPRSLLRAMSMTVCDLSAITKPWEIEKRVADLVTSEFFEQGDMERQELNITPIDIMNREKEDQLPMMQVGFIDSICIPIYEAFGTLSDKLTPLIDGVLENKKHWIELAQNAKDVYANNNNTSETTNNNNNHCTNHDEAKENEDKPGSHLGSPTSSQETNNSCSNITEKIVGRLGVDLATPPYGEKLSYLVAQKTNGWVNGDKVRLLRVASSDGKTNELLLQDEQNKPHQPPLDEPELLE from the exons ATGGGCCAGACCGGTAGCATGTGTCGCTTCAATGGTTGTCGTTACAAGCGAAACAAGCAAG GACTGCACCTGCGCAGCATAGAGGAGCCCCAAAACAGGATGCCCACCGAGCAGGGGGGCACAGCGGGGGGCCTCGATACTACGTTGGGCTCCCGTTCTGGTGTCCCCCTGCCGCTACcaccgcacaccacacaccactaccatggccaccacaaccaccaccatctctACCACGGCTCTACCGGCGTGGCCAGCGGCAACGGGTCCGTCGGCGCCAGCGGGACCTACGATGCGGAGTTCGCGCGGATGGAGTCGTGGCTCGACGAGAACCCCGAGTTCGTCCAGGATTACTTCATCCGCAAGGCGACGCGCAACATGGTCGACGGGTGGCTAGTGtcccacgccacgccggtcACCACGGCCGCCAACGCTGTCGACTCGCCCACccacggcgtcggcggcggcggcggcggctgctccAACCAACCGAGCTCGTCACGCGGTGGCTCCGGTGCAACAACCCCCGTCAG GAAAATATCGGCTCACGAGTTCGAGCGCGGCGGTCTGCTGAAGCCCATCGTCAACACCATCGACGGGACACCGACGTTTCTCAGTATCAACCCACAGAACGACTCGTCGGCGTCGGGCAGCACGCAATGCTGCCCGCACGGTGTGCCCAACTGTGGTGCCGCCAGCCTGCGGCCGCTCCGTCTGTCACGCAACGAGCTGAAGCAGCTTGACGAGCGGGAGCTTATTTTCGAGCTG GTAAAGGACATCTGCAACGATCTGGATGTGCGGTCGCTGTGTCACAAAATTCTTCAAAACGTGTCAATTCTGCTGAACGCGGATCGTGGGTCGTTATTTTTGGTGCAGGGCAAAAGTACCTGCGGTGGCGACAATACCAAAAA ATGCTTAGTATCGAAACTGTTCGACGTGTGCTCCAACAGCACGCTGGAGGAAATGGAGCAGCAGGACGAGGTCAAGGTGGCCTGGGGCACGGGTATCGCGGGGCACGTGGCCGAAAGTGGTGAACCAGTAAACATACCGGATGCTTACCAG GATGACCGTTTCAACCGGGAAATCGATGTACAAACTGGCTATCGTACAAAGGCTCTACTATGCATGCCTATCAAGGATGCGTCCGGTGACGTCGTTGGAGTGGCACAAGTGATAAACAAACAGGGTGATCAATGTTTTACGTCAGCAGATGAAAAG ATATTTTCATCGTACCTACAGTTCTGCGGCATCGGACTTCGGAATGCTCAGTTGTATGAAAAGTCTCAGCTCGAAGTGAAGCGCAACCAAGTACTGCTGGACCTCGCCCGTATGATTTTCGAAGAACAGAGCACAATCGAGCACATGGTGTTTCGAATTTTGACCCACATGCAAAGCTTAATACAATGCCAAAGAGTTCAA ATCCTATTGGTACACGAGGCGTCGAAAGGGAGCTTTTCGCgcgttttcgatttcgaagcCAACGATCTCAGCGGCGAGGACGGCGATGCTCGGACCAGCCCGTTCGAGTCCCGTTTTCCGATCAACATTGGAATTACCGGCTACGTGGCGACCACCGGAGAA ACTGTAAATATTGGCAACGcgtacgacgacgatcgctTCGATTCCAGCGTCGACGATGGGCTTAACTTCCGTCACAAAACCATACTCTGCATGGCTATCAAAAATTCCTTAAGTCAAATTATAGGTGTAATACAACTGATCAACAAGTTTGATGCACTT ACTTTTAccaaaaatgatgaaaacttTGTGGAAGCATTCGCCATCTTCTGCGGGATGGGTATTTACAACACGAACATGTACGAGAAAGCGATCATTGCGATGGCCAAACAGAGCGTCACGCTGGAAGTGCTCAGCTACCATGCGTCGGCCACCATGGACGATGCGTACCGGTTACGG CAATTAAAAGTGCCATCGTCGGCGTTCTTCAAGCTTTACGACTTCAAGTTCGATGATCTGATGCTGGACGACGATCACACACTGAAGGCCTGCATACGCATGTTCCTGGATCTCGATCTGGTGGAGCGGTTTCACATCGAGTACGAGGTGCTCTGCCGCTGGCTGCTGAGCGTGAAGAAAAACTATCGTAACGTCACGTACCACAACTGGCGGCATGCGTTTAACGTGACGCAGATGATGTTTGCCATCCTGACGTCGACCCAGTGGTGGAAGATCTTTGGCGAGATTGAGTGCCTTGGATTGATCATAGCCTGCCTGTGTCACGATTTGGACCACCGTGGGACCAACAACTCGTTTCAGATCAA aGCCTCGTCGCCGTTGGCACAACTGTACTCCACGTCGACGATGGAGCACCACCACTTCGATCAGTGTCTGATGATCATCAACAGCCCCGGGAATCAGATTCTCTCCAATATGTCCTCGGAGGATTACAGTCGCGTGATCAGAGTGCTAGAAGATGCCATACTGTCCACCGATTTGGCCGTGTACTTTAG AAAGCGTGGAGCCTTTCTGGAGCTGATCGAGCCGAATGCTGAGATGAGCGTTTGGCAAGCGGACGAGCCACGATCGCTCCTGCGTGCCATGAGTATGACCGTGTGTGACTTGTCGGCCATTACGAAGCCATGGGAGATAGAAAAGCGTGTCGCCGATCTGGTAACCTCCGAGTTCTTCGAGCAGGGTGATATGGAACGACAGGAACTAAACATCACACCGATT GATATCATGAATCGGGAGAAGGAAGATCAATTACCTATGATGCAAGTCGGTTTCATTGACTCGATATGTATTCCCATATACGAG GCCTTTGGTACGCTGTCGGATAAACTTACGCCATTGATAGATGGAGTGCTGGAGAATAAGAAGCACTGGATAGAGCTTGCACAAAATGCAAAAGATGTCTACGCCAATAACAATAACACGAGCGAaacgaccaacaacaacaacaaccactgTACGAATCACgacgaagcgaaggaaaacgagGACAAGCCGGGCAGCCATCTTGGATCCCCCACAA GTAGTCAAGAGACCAATAATAGTTGTAGCAACATTACGGAGAAGATCGTTGGACGGCTGGGCGTGGATCTGGCCACCCCGCCGTACGGCGAGAAGCTGTCCTATCTGGTCGCACAGAAGACAAACGGATGGGTAAATGGAGATAAGGTGCGCTTGCTGCGAGTTGCGTCCTCCGATGGTAAAACGAACGAGCTTCTCCTGCAGGACGAACAGAACAAGCCACACCAACCGCCCCTGGACGAACCCGAGCTGCTGGAATAG
- the LOC128273621 gene encoding dual 3',5'-cyclic-AMP and -GMP phosphodiesterase 11 isoform X1, whose protein sequence is MGQTGSMCRFNGCRYKRNKQGLHLRSIEEPQNRMPTEQGGTAGGLDTTLGSRSGVPLPLPPHTTHHYHGHHNHHHLYHGSTGVASGNGSVGASGTYDAEFARMESWLDENPEFVQDYFIRKATRNMVDGWLVSHATPVTTAANAVDSPTHGVGGGGGGCSNQPSSSRGGSGATTPVRKISAHEFERGGLLKPIVNTIDGTPTFLSINPQNDSSASGSTQCCPHGVPNCGAASLRPLRLSRNELKQLDERELIFELVKDICNDLDVRSLCHKILQNVSILLNADRGSLFLVQGKSTCGGDNTKKCLVSKLFDVCSNSTLEEMEQQDEVKVAWGTGIAGHVAESGEPVNIPDAYQDDRFNREIDVQTGYRTKALLCMPIKDASGDVVGVAQVINKQGDQCFTSADEKIFSSYLQFCGIGLRNAQLYEKSQLEVKRNQVLLDLARMIFEEQSTIEHMVFRILTHMQSLIQCQRVQILLVHEASKGSFSRVFDFEANDLSGEDGDARTSPFESRFPINIGITGYVATTGETVNIGNAYDDDRFDSSVDDGLNFRHKTILCMAIKNSLSQIIGVIQLINKFDALTFTKNDENFVEAFAIFCGMGIYNTNMYEKAIIAMAKQSVTLEVLSYHASATMDDAYRLRQLKVPSSAFFKLYDFKFDDLMLDDDHTLKACIRMFLDLDLVERFHIEYEVLCRWLLSVKKNYRNVTYHNWRHAFNVTQMMFAILTSTQWWKIFGEIECLGLIIACLCHDLDHRGTNNSFQIKASSPLAQLYSTSTMEHHHFDQCLMIINSPGNQILSNMSSEDYSRVIRVLEDAILSTDLAVYFRKRGAFLELIEPNAEMSVWQADEPRSLLRAMSMTVCDLSAITKPWEIEKRVADLVTSEFFEQGDMERQELNITPIDIMNREKEDQLPMMQVGFIDSICIPIYEAFGTLSDKLTPLIDGVLENKKHWIELAQNAKDVYANNNNTSETTNNNNNHCTNHDEAKENEDKPGSHLGSPTSNGTESKITQDLDCTDNGHHSIGSQETNNSCSNITEKIVGRLGVDLATPPYGEKLSYLVAQKTNGWVNGDKVRLLRVASSDGKTNELLLQDEQNKPHQPPLDEPELLE, encoded by the exons ATGGGCCAGACCGGTAGCATGTGTCGCTTCAATGGTTGTCGTTACAAGCGAAACAAGCAAG GACTGCACCTGCGCAGCATAGAGGAGCCCCAAAACAGGATGCCCACCGAGCAGGGGGGCACAGCGGGGGGCCTCGATACTACGTTGGGCTCCCGTTCTGGTGTCCCCCTGCCGCTACcaccgcacaccacacaccactaccatggccaccacaaccaccaccatctctACCACGGCTCTACCGGCGTGGCCAGCGGCAACGGGTCCGTCGGCGCCAGCGGGACCTACGATGCGGAGTTCGCGCGGATGGAGTCGTGGCTCGACGAGAACCCCGAGTTCGTCCAGGATTACTTCATCCGCAAGGCGACGCGCAACATGGTCGACGGGTGGCTAGTGtcccacgccacgccggtcACCACGGCCGCCAACGCTGTCGACTCGCCCACccacggcgtcggcggcggcggcggcggctgctccAACCAACCGAGCTCGTCACGCGGTGGCTCCGGTGCAACAACCCCCGTCAG GAAAATATCGGCTCACGAGTTCGAGCGCGGCGGTCTGCTGAAGCCCATCGTCAACACCATCGACGGGACACCGACGTTTCTCAGTATCAACCCACAGAACGACTCGTCGGCGTCGGGCAGCACGCAATGCTGCCCGCACGGTGTGCCCAACTGTGGTGCCGCCAGCCTGCGGCCGCTCCGTCTGTCACGCAACGAGCTGAAGCAGCTTGACGAGCGGGAGCTTATTTTCGAGCTG GTAAAGGACATCTGCAACGATCTGGATGTGCGGTCGCTGTGTCACAAAATTCTTCAAAACGTGTCAATTCTGCTGAACGCGGATCGTGGGTCGTTATTTTTGGTGCAGGGCAAAAGTACCTGCGGTGGCGACAATACCAAAAA ATGCTTAGTATCGAAACTGTTCGACGTGTGCTCCAACAGCACGCTGGAGGAAATGGAGCAGCAGGACGAGGTCAAGGTGGCCTGGGGCACGGGTATCGCGGGGCACGTGGCCGAAAGTGGTGAACCAGTAAACATACCGGATGCTTACCAG GATGACCGTTTCAACCGGGAAATCGATGTACAAACTGGCTATCGTACAAAGGCTCTACTATGCATGCCTATCAAGGATGCGTCCGGTGACGTCGTTGGAGTGGCACAAGTGATAAACAAACAGGGTGATCAATGTTTTACGTCAGCAGATGAAAAG ATATTTTCATCGTACCTACAGTTCTGCGGCATCGGACTTCGGAATGCTCAGTTGTATGAAAAGTCTCAGCTCGAAGTGAAGCGCAACCAAGTACTGCTGGACCTCGCCCGTATGATTTTCGAAGAACAGAGCACAATCGAGCACATGGTGTTTCGAATTTTGACCCACATGCAAAGCTTAATACAATGCCAAAGAGTTCAA ATCCTATTGGTACACGAGGCGTCGAAAGGGAGCTTTTCGCgcgttttcgatttcgaagcCAACGATCTCAGCGGCGAGGACGGCGATGCTCGGACCAGCCCGTTCGAGTCCCGTTTTCCGATCAACATTGGAATTACCGGCTACGTGGCGACCACCGGAGAA ACTGTAAATATTGGCAACGcgtacgacgacgatcgctTCGATTCCAGCGTCGACGATGGGCTTAACTTCCGTCACAAAACCATACTCTGCATGGCTATCAAAAATTCCTTAAGTCAAATTATAGGTGTAATACAACTGATCAACAAGTTTGATGCACTT ACTTTTAccaaaaatgatgaaaacttTGTGGAAGCATTCGCCATCTTCTGCGGGATGGGTATTTACAACACGAACATGTACGAGAAAGCGATCATTGCGATGGCCAAACAGAGCGTCACGCTGGAAGTGCTCAGCTACCATGCGTCGGCCACCATGGACGATGCGTACCGGTTACGG CAATTAAAAGTGCCATCGTCGGCGTTCTTCAAGCTTTACGACTTCAAGTTCGATGATCTGATGCTGGACGACGATCACACACTGAAGGCCTGCATACGCATGTTCCTGGATCTCGATCTGGTGGAGCGGTTTCACATCGAGTACGAGGTGCTCTGCCGCTGGCTGCTGAGCGTGAAGAAAAACTATCGTAACGTCACGTACCACAACTGGCGGCATGCGTTTAACGTGACGCAGATGATGTTTGCCATCCTGACGTCGACCCAGTGGTGGAAGATCTTTGGCGAGATTGAGTGCCTTGGATTGATCATAGCCTGCCTGTGTCACGATTTGGACCACCGTGGGACCAACAACTCGTTTCAGATCAA aGCCTCGTCGCCGTTGGCACAACTGTACTCCACGTCGACGATGGAGCACCACCACTTCGATCAGTGTCTGATGATCATCAACAGCCCCGGGAATCAGATTCTCTCCAATATGTCCTCGGAGGATTACAGTCGCGTGATCAGAGTGCTAGAAGATGCCATACTGTCCACCGATTTGGCCGTGTACTTTAG AAAGCGTGGAGCCTTTCTGGAGCTGATCGAGCCGAATGCTGAGATGAGCGTTTGGCAAGCGGACGAGCCACGATCGCTCCTGCGTGCCATGAGTATGACCGTGTGTGACTTGTCGGCCATTACGAAGCCATGGGAGATAGAAAAGCGTGTCGCCGATCTGGTAACCTCCGAGTTCTTCGAGCAGGGTGATATGGAACGACAGGAACTAAACATCACACCGATT GATATCATGAATCGGGAGAAGGAAGATCAATTACCTATGATGCAAGTCGGTTTCATTGACTCGATATGTATTCCCATATACGAG GCCTTTGGTACGCTGTCGGATAAACTTACGCCATTGATAGATGGAGTGCTGGAGAATAAGAAGCACTGGATAGAGCTTGCACAAAATGCAAAAGATGTCTACGCCAATAACAATAACACGAGCGAaacgaccaacaacaacaacaaccactgTACGAATCACgacgaagcgaaggaaaacgagGACAAGCCGGGCAGCCATCTTGGATCCCCCACAAGTAATGGCACCGAGAGTAAGATTACACAAGATCTCGATTGTACTGATAATGGTCACCATAGTATAGGTAGTCAAGAGACCAATAATAGTTGTAGCAACATTACGGAGAAGATCGTTGGACGGCTGGGCGTGGATCTGGCCACCCCGCCGTACGGCGAGAAGCTGTCCTATCTGGTCGCACAGAAGACAAACGGATGGGTAAATGGAGATAAGGTGCGCTTGCTGCGAGTTGCGTCCTCCGATGGTAAAACGAACGAGCTTCTCCTGCAGGACGAACAGAACAAGCCACACCAACCGCCCCTGGACGAACCCGAGCTGCTGGAATAG
- the LOC128273621 gene encoding dual 3',5'-cyclic-AMP and -GMP phosphodiesterase 11 isoform X4, protein MGQTGSMCRFNGCRYKRNKQGLHLRSIEEPQNRMPTEQGGTAGGLDTTLGSRSGVPLPLPPHTTHHYHGHHNHHHLYHGSTGVASGNGSVGASGTYDAEFARMESWLDENPEFVQDYFIRKATRNMVDGWLVSHATPVTTAANAVDSPTHGVGGGGGGCSNQPSSSRGGSGATTPVRKISAHEFERGGLLKPIVNTIDGTPTFLSINPQNDSSASGSTQCCPHGVPNCGAASLRPLRLSRNELKQLDERELIFELVKDICNDLDVRSLCHKILQNVSILLNADRGSLFLVQGKSTCGGDNTKKCLVSKLFDVCSNSTLEEMEQQDEVKVAWGTGIAGHVAESGEPVNIPDAYQDDRFNREIDVQTGYRTKALLCMPIKDASGDVVGVAQVINKQGDQCFTSADEKIFSSYLQFCGIGLRNAQLYEKSQLEVKRNQVLLDLARMIFEEQSTIEHMVFRILTHMQSLIQCQRVQILLVHEASKGSFSRVFDFEANDLSGEDGDARTSPFESRFPINIGITGYVATTGETVNIGNAYDDDRFDSSVDDGLNFRHKTILCMAIKNSLSQIIGVIQLINKFDALTFTKNDENFVEAFAIFCGMGIYNTNMYEKAIIAMAKQSVTLEVLSYHASATMDDAYRLRQLKVPSSAFFKLYDFKFDDLMLDDDHTLKACIRMFLDLDLVERFHIEYEVLCRWLLSVKKNYRNVTYHNWRHAFNVTQMMFAILTSTQWWKIFGEIECLGLIIACLCHDLDHRGTNNSFQIKASSPLAQLYSTSTMEHHHFDQCLMIINSPGNQILSNMSSEDYSRVIRVLEDAILSTDLAVYFRKRGAFLELIEPNAEMSVWQADEPRSLLRAMSMTVCDLSAITKPWEIEKRVADLVTSEFFEQGDMERQELNITPIDIMNREKEDQLPMMQVGFIDSICIPIYEAFGTLSDKLTPLIDGVLENKKHWIELAQNAKDVYANNNNTSETTNNNNNHCTNHDEAKENEDKPGSHLGSPTI, encoded by the exons ATGGGCCAGACCGGTAGCATGTGTCGCTTCAATGGTTGTCGTTACAAGCGAAACAAGCAAG GACTGCACCTGCGCAGCATAGAGGAGCCCCAAAACAGGATGCCCACCGAGCAGGGGGGCACAGCGGGGGGCCTCGATACTACGTTGGGCTCCCGTTCTGGTGTCCCCCTGCCGCTACcaccgcacaccacacaccactaccatggccaccacaaccaccaccatctctACCACGGCTCTACCGGCGTGGCCAGCGGCAACGGGTCCGTCGGCGCCAGCGGGACCTACGATGCGGAGTTCGCGCGGATGGAGTCGTGGCTCGACGAGAACCCCGAGTTCGTCCAGGATTACTTCATCCGCAAGGCGACGCGCAACATGGTCGACGGGTGGCTAGTGtcccacgccacgccggtcACCACGGCCGCCAACGCTGTCGACTCGCCCACccacggcgtcggcggcggcggcggcggctgctccAACCAACCGAGCTCGTCACGCGGTGGCTCCGGTGCAACAACCCCCGTCAG GAAAATATCGGCTCACGAGTTCGAGCGCGGCGGTCTGCTGAAGCCCATCGTCAACACCATCGACGGGACACCGACGTTTCTCAGTATCAACCCACAGAACGACTCGTCGGCGTCGGGCAGCACGCAATGCTGCCCGCACGGTGTGCCCAACTGTGGTGCCGCCAGCCTGCGGCCGCTCCGTCTGTCACGCAACGAGCTGAAGCAGCTTGACGAGCGGGAGCTTATTTTCGAGCTG GTAAAGGACATCTGCAACGATCTGGATGTGCGGTCGCTGTGTCACAAAATTCTTCAAAACGTGTCAATTCTGCTGAACGCGGATCGTGGGTCGTTATTTTTGGTGCAGGGCAAAAGTACCTGCGGTGGCGACAATACCAAAAA ATGCTTAGTATCGAAACTGTTCGACGTGTGCTCCAACAGCACGCTGGAGGAAATGGAGCAGCAGGACGAGGTCAAGGTGGCCTGGGGCACGGGTATCGCGGGGCACGTGGCCGAAAGTGGTGAACCAGTAAACATACCGGATGCTTACCAG GATGACCGTTTCAACCGGGAAATCGATGTACAAACTGGCTATCGTACAAAGGCTCTACTATGCATGCCTATCAAGGATGCGTCCGGTGACGTCGTTGGAGTGGCACAAGTGATAAACAAACAGGGTGATCAATGTTTTACGTCAGCAGATGAAAAG ATATTTTCATCGTACCTACAGTTCTGCGGCATCGGACTTCGGAATGCTCAGTTGTATGAAAAGTCTCAGCTCGAAGTGAAGCGCAACCAAGTACTGCTGGACCTCGCCCGTATGATTTTCGAAGAACAGAGCACAATCGAGCACATGGTGTTTCGAATTTTGACCCACATGCAAAGCTTAATACAATGCCAAAGAGTTCAA ATCCTATTGGTACACGAGGCGTCGAAAGGGAGCTTTTCGCgcgttttcgatttcgaagcCAACGATCTCAGCGGCGAGGACGGCGATGCTCGGACCAGCCCGTTCGAGTCCCGTTTTCCGATCAACATTGGAATTACCGGCTACGTGGCGACCACCGGAGAA ACTGTAAATATTGGCAACGcgtacgacgacgatcgctTCGATTCCAGCGTCGACGATGGGCTTAACTTCCGTCACAAAACCATACTCTGCATGGCTATCAAAAATTCCTTAAGTCAAATTATAGGTGTAATACAACTGATCAACAAGTTTGATGCACTT ACTTTTAccaaaaatgatgaaaacttTGTGGAAGCATTCGCCATCTTCTGCGGGATGGGTATTTACAACACGAACATGTACGAGAAAGCGATCATTGCGATGGCCAAACAGAGCGTCACGCTGGAAGTGCTCAGCTACCATGCGTCGGCCACCATGGACGATGCGTACCGGTTACGG CAATTAAAAGTGCCATCGTCGGCGTTCTTCAAGCTTTACGACTTCAAGTTCGATGATCTGATGCTGGACGACGATCACACACTGAAGGCCTGCATACGCATGTTCCTGGATCTCGATCTGGTGGAGCGGTTTCACATCGAGTACGAGGTGCTCTGCCGCTGGCTGCTGAGCGTGAAGAAAAACTATCGTAACGTCACGTACCACAACTGGCGGCATGCGTTTAACGTGACGCAGATGATGTTTGCCATCCTGACGTCGACCCAGTGGTGGAAGATCTTTGGCGAGATTGAGTGCCTTGGATTGATCATAGCCTGCCTGTGTCACGATTTGGACCACCGTGGGACCAACAACTCGTTTCAGATCAA aGCCTCGTCGCCGTTGGCACAACTGTACTCCACGTCGACGATGGAGCACCACCACTTCGATCAGTGTCTGATGATCATCAACAGCCCCGGGAATCAGATTCTCTCCAATATGTCCTCGGAGGATTACAGTCGCGTGATCAGAGTGCTAGAAGATGCCATACTGTCCACCGATTTGGCCGTGTACTTTAG AAAGCGTGGAGCCTTTCTGGAGCTGATCGAGCCGAATGCTGAGATGAGCGTTTGGCAAGCGGACGAGCCACGATCGCTCCTGCGTGCCATGAGTATGACCGTGTGTGACTTGTCGGCCATTACGAAGCCATGGGAGATAGAAAAGCGTGTCGCCGATCTGGTAACCTCCGAGTTCTTCGAGCAGGGTGATATGGAACGACAGGAACTAAACATCACACCGATT GATATCATGAATCGGGAGAAGGAAGATCAATTACCTATGATGCAAGTCGGTTTCATTGACTCGATATGTATTCCCATATACGAG GCCTTTGGTACGCTGTCGGATAAACTTACGCCATTGATAGATGGAGTGCTGGAGAATAAGAAGCACTGGATAGAGCTTGCACAAAATGCAAAAGATGTCTACGCCAATAACAATAACACGAGCGAaacgaccaacaacaacaacaaccactgTACGAATCACgacgaagcgaaggaaaacgagGACAAGCCGGGCAGCCATCTTGGATCCCCCACAA TATAG